In the Gopherus flavomarginatus isolate rGopFla2 chromosome 6, rGopFla2.mat.asm, whole genome shotgun sequence genome, one interval contains:
- the MBD4 gene encoding methyl-CpG-binding domain protein 4 yields the protein MQIGKNTKEEGKELVTETREYFGLQIEGTETIAENTLQCKEDAAAVSEVASRCLKNIPDGWEKITKQRQSGKTAGKYDVYFISPQGAKLRSRCALVAYFSKNGETVLKPEDFDFSAPVQSKTRSRAKGFSAEAVGPRLQNKECNGKAQDLSVQSNKEQLKVLELQTSNEQLENISIHLQGREDLVIKDIKPKDCCIKAKEKRAVGRRVQIKKARKSSEKRNPDHSQNKRQRKASCNNQEAEGSQIKKFRRKKDVCVSDRGRIDNQNLNPTDIGKANTLSKDEIMTSGSQSEMPLGPVTALSETESRTMGQLGYAEKSSDDAAATNSDKNIAEREGSSVFAKEKDWVHSDNQDFKPSTETDISISQPCGKKSFTSVKILQEDCVPRTQVERRKTSPYFSSKYSKEAPSPPRRKAFRKWTPPRSPFNLVQETLFHDPWKLLIATIFLNKTSAYYLCLGKMAIPVLWEFLEKYPSPEVARTADWKEMSELLKPLGLYELRAKTIIKFSDEYLTKQWRYPIELHGIGKYGNDSYRIFCVNEWKEVHPQDHKLNTYQAWLWENHEKMSLN from the exons ATGCAAATTGGAAAGAACACAAAAGAAGAGGGGAAAGAATTAGTGACAGAGACAAGAGAATATTTTGGTCTACAGATTGAAGGTACTGAGACCATAGCAGAAAACACACTCCAGTGCAAAGAAGATGCAGCTGCTGTGTCAGAAGTGGCTTCTAGATGTCTCAAAAACATTCCAGATGGATGGGAGAAGATCACAAAGCAACGACAATCAGGCAAAACTGCAGGGAAATATGATGTTTATTTCATCAG TCCTCAAGGAGCAAAGTTAAGATCCAGATGTGCACTTGTGGCGTATTTTAGTAAAAATGGAGAGACTGTTCTTAAACCAGAAGATTTTGACTTTAGTGCTCCTGTTCAGAGCAAAACTCGATCAAGAGCCAAAGGATTCAGTGCAGAAGCTGTGGGACCGAGATTACAGAATAAAGAATGTAACGGTAAAGCGCAAGATCTTAGTGTGCAAAGTAATAAAGAACAACTTAAAGTTTTGGAGTTACAGACCAGTAATGAACAGCTGGAAAACATTTCCATCCatctgcagggcagggaggacTTGGTCATTAAAGACATTAAGCCAAAGGACTGTTGCATAAAGGCCAAAGAAAAAAGAGCAGTTGGAAGAAGGGTTCAAATTAAGAAAGCTAGAAAGAGCTCAGAAAAGAGGAATCCAGATCACAGCCAAAATAAAAGGCAGAGAAAAGCATCATGTAATAAtcaagaggctgagggcagccagATCAAAAAATTCCGGCGAAAGAAAGATGTTTGTGTTTCTGATAGAGGTAGAATAGACAATCAGAACTTAAACCCCACAGATATTGGAAAAGCAAACACACTTTCAAAGGATGAAATAATGACTTCAGGATCACAATCAGAGATGCCTCTTGGACCAGTAACTGCTCTCTCAGAAACAGAGTCAAGAACCATGGGACAATTAGGATATGCAGAGAAGAGTTCTGATGATGCAGCTGCTACAAACTCTGACAAGAACATTGCAGAAAGAGAAGGATCAAGTGTGTTTGCAAAAGAGAAGGATTGGGTGCATTCAGATAACCAGGATTTCAAACCTAGCACTGAAACAGACATTAGCATTTCACAGCCTTGTGGCAAGAAAAGCTTTACATCAGTGAAAATTCTCCAAG aagaCTGTGTCCCAAGAACACAAGTAGAGAGAAGGAAAACCAGTCCATATTTTTCTAGTAAATACAGTAAAGAAG CTCCAAGCCCACCAAGAAGGAAGGCCTTCAGGAAATGGACTCCTCCTCGGTCTCCATTTAATTTGGTCCAAGAAACACTCTTCCATGATCCGTGGAAGCTCCTCATCGCAACCATATTTCTCAATAAGACCTCAG CATATTATCTCTGCCTAGGTAAGATGGCAATACCTGTGCTCTGGGAGTTTCTGGAGAAATATCCTTCTCCTGAGGTAGCAAGAACTGCAGACTGGAAAGAAATGTCAGAGTTGCTTAAACCTCTTGGCCTCTACGAACTCAGAGCGAAGACCATTATCAAATTTTCAG ATGAGTATCTGACCAAGCAATGGAGGTATCCTATTGAGCTGCACGGGATTGGAAAGTATGGCAATGATTCATACAGAATCTTCTGTGTCAATGAATGGAAGGAG GTACATCCACAAGATCACAAGTTAAATACATACCAAGCATGGCTCTGGGAGAACCATGAAAAAATGAGTCTTAATTGA